Proteins found in one Bremerella volcania genomic segment:
- a CDS encoding alpha/beta fold hydrolase, with translation MFPKLLLALLALLLSTSHGVRLYAASSQPPNIIFIFVDDQGYYDLGCYGASEVKTPRIDGMSHEGIRFTDYYAAAPICSPSRAGLLTGCYPRRVGNEVWVHRADSHSGIHPDELTIAELFQQHGYKTACIGKWHLGFQEPFLPQSQGFDYYFGLLHNLDPVEAVYFEGDGGVPLMRNQDIVKRPVDPAELTKLYTDEAIHFIEQNQADPFFLYLPHTMLHNPLGVSEAFQGSSQWDEYGDAIQELDYHVGRIFDKLKQLKIDDNTMVIYASDNGRGPGRTPNQKIRGRKLSTYEGGIRVPAIVWGPGLGLMAGETSSEVIRAMDWYPTLATLAGIKVPEDRVIDGRDISPLLNGETKVVPSPGMKKSLNASVPLRRRWDPPEEWASIVNRNEYNDAFFYHGSQGALAAVRWRNWKLYLNPSLELFDLGEDPGESSPVKNGEIIRKLRGMAVLFQEEMRRDARPAGETSKPMADGRTEIPAQSLASLHSKMNVTYARYGDRTLEMDLYRPKSSWGNLPAIVCIHGGGWAKGNRAGHEKVAQALAARGYVTATISYRLSGEAPFPAAIEDCKAAVRFLRANAGELGIDSGKIGAIGLSAGGHLVALLATSSDVEELEGEGGHGEFSSAIQAAVPMGAQTDFLSNRTNDISEMEDRGQIWRQFLGGTQEEKVDTYRLASPLHHLDAQDPPCWFIAGENDDASTHADPFRKRMKELGIPTGLTIISNAPHPFLGKQDWFDEAINSADQFFRQILQ, from the coding sequence ATGTTCCCAAAACTTCTGTTGGCTTTGCTGGCATTGCTGCTCTCCACTTCACACGGCGTTCGACTTTATGCCGCTTCTTCCCAGCCGCCGAATATCATCTTCATTTTTGTCGATGATCAAGGCTACTATGACTTGGGTTGCTACGGGGCCAGCGAAGTCAAGACCCCGCGAATCGATGGAATGTCTCACGAGGGGATTCGGTTTACCGATTACTACGCCGCGGCTCCAATCTGCAGCCCTTCTCGAGCCGGCCTTCTGACGGGCTGTTATCCTCGCCGAGTCGGAAACGAGGTCTGGGTACATCGCGCTGATTCTCACTCGGGGATTCATCCCGACGAACTGACAATTGCCGAGTTGTTTCAGCAACATGGCTACAAGACGGCTTGCATCGGTAAGTGGCACTTAGGCTTCCAAGAACCATTTCTGCCGCAGAGTCAGGGGTTTGACTACTATTTCGGTCTGCTTCACAACCTTGATCCGGTCGAGGCCGTCTATTTCGAGGGTGATGGGGGAGTGCCCCTGATGAGAAACCAAGACATCGTTAAACGTCCTGTCGATCCAGCCGAACTTACCAAGCTTTACACGGATGAGGCAATCCATTTTATCGAACAGAATCAGGCCGATCCTTTTTTTCTCTATCTGCCACACACGATGCTTCATAATCCACTGGGCGTGAGCGAGGCGTTCCAAGGAAGCTCGCAGTGGGACGAATACGGGGACGCGATTCAGGAGCTCGACTATCATGTTGGACGTATCTTCGACAAGCTTAAGCAGCTGAAGATTGATGACAACACCATGGTGATTTATGCGTCTGACAACGGACGCGGACCGGGACGCACACCCAATCAAAAGATACGCGGGCGAAAGCTTTCAACCTATGAAGGAGGAATCCGCGTTCCTGCGATTGTCTGGGGGCCTGGACTGGGGTTGATGGCAGGCGAAACTTCTTCGGAAGTCATTCGAGCCATGGACTGGTATCCGACGCTTGCTACCTTGGCAGGTATCAAGGTTCCCGAGGATCGCGTCATTGATGGACGTGACATCAGCCCTCTCTTAAACGGTGAAACCAAGGTCGTACCTTCACCCGGCATGAAAAAGTCATTGAACGCATCGGTGCCGCTACGACGTCGCTGGGATCCTCCCGAGGAGTGGGCTTCGATCGTCAATAGAAATGAGTACAACGACGCTTTCTTCTACCATGGTAGCCAAGGCGCCCTAGCCGCAGTCCGCTGGAGGAACTGGAAGCTCTATCTGAATCCAAGCCTCGAGCTTTTCGATCTAGGCGAAGATCCAGGAGAGTCGAGTCCCGTCAAAAATGGAGAGATCATCCGAAAGCTTCGTGGTATGGCCGTTCTCTTTCAGGAAGAAATGCGAAGAGACGCTCGTCCTGCCGGAGAAACGTCCAAACCCATGGCCGATGGAAGGACCGAGATTCCAGCCCAATCCCTCGCAAGCCTTCATTCAAAAATGAATGTCACCTATGCCCGATACGGAGATCGCACTCTGGAAATGGATCTCTATCGCCCAAAGAGCTCTTGGGGTAATTTGCCCGCGATTGTCTGCATACACGGTGGAGGATGGGCCAAGGGGAACCGAGCCGGTCACGAAAAGGTCGCCCAAGCTCTCGCCGCTCGCGGATACGTCACCGCGACCATCTCCTATCGGCTAAGTGGTGAGGCACCATTCCCGGCAGCGATCGAAGACTGTAAAGCAGCCGTACGTTTTCTGCGGGCCAATGCTGGCGAATTGGGCATCGATTCCGGAAAGATAGGCGCGATCGGACTTTCCGCGGGAGGTCATCTAGTGGCGCTGCTCGCTACTTCCTCCGACGTCGAAGAACTCGAAGGCGAAGGAGGACACGGTGAGTTCAGTAGCGCCATTCAGGCAGCCGTTCCGATGGGCGCGCAAACTGACTTCCTTTCGAATCGCACAAATGACATTTCGGAAATGGAAGACCGCGGTCAGATCTGGAGACAGTTTCTCGGGGGAACTCAAGAGGAGAAAGTCGATACGTACCGTTTGGCATCACCGCTTCATCATCTTGACGCACAAGATCCGCCTTGTTGGTTCATTGCGGGTGAAAACGACGACGCCAGCACGCACGCCGATCCGTTTCGCAAACGCATGAAAGAACTAGGCATACCGACTGGCCTGACGATCATCTCCAATGCGCCGCACCCTTTCCTAGGAAAGCAGGATTGGTTTGATGAAGCGATCAACTCGGCCGATCAATTCTTTCGTCAGATCTTACAGTAG
- a CDS encoding LamG-like jellyroll fold domain-containing protein, with protein MSNQPSKELIELFHAAMDGTATEEQRLLLEQQLLEDPETYRSFVEHCQLHAMLAWEHGSLDALKFPIDRSNSKESTVKTPQRSWTGLRTLIFLAASALFVIVSIGLFYRPDAWWKNESTIPSIAQSSGHSHIPWEERDVVGRVTGRSGGTVTILDDDFVLGEEAEVRTGRYRLGDGFVQLTLDNDIEILLESPAEFELVSNMRMTLSRGRMSAVLPEEGRGFLVETPTAQLVDHGTAFAIDASNESASEIHVFQGEVSVRPLKASPGADDVFLRTNQATLIRGDSAIPEGIDIDHDRFIRQLTEPELPEPNFGPQVREFDVAYYFRMPLPADGKTLRNKGSKKVGAKLYTSGMSSPPFKPGVVGSGLYLDGPNSQAYAAVENYEPSPSNQLTVCAWVWAESRPRWAAIAKHWAMEFPKDKQRYEGLGGQFHFGLHDDFGDLELQVRDSQGGVQKLREQSPLPLRSWQFVAFVADGKQVQLYRNGKLVAEAECDGLATDGPGALGIGAKLNPQGTEADPRNPGFWHGRIDELAIFHKALSQRQLMMLCDIARKHKELPAKP; from the coding sequence ATGAGCAATCAGCCATCGAAGGAACTTATCGAGTTGTTTCATGCAGCCATGGATGGAACTGCGACCGAGGAGCAACGTCTATTGCTCGAGCAGCAACTACTGGAAGATCCCGAAACGTACCGATCCTTCGTCGAGCATTGCCAACTTCACGCGATGCTCGCCTGGGAGCACGGTTCGCTCGATGCACTCAAGTTTCCAATTGATCGATCAAACAGCAAAGAATCAACGGTTAAGACTCCCCAAAGGTCGTGGACAGGACTGCGAACGTTGATTTTTCTAGCAGCGAGTGCTCTTTTCGTCATCGTCTCGATTGGACTATTCTACCGGCCCGATGCTTGGTGGAAGAATGAATCGACAATTCCATCGATAGCACAAAGTTCAGGACATAGCCACATTCCGTGGGAAGAGCGAGATGTCGTCGGCCGCGTGACGGGGCGCAGTGGAGGAACCGTCACGATATTGGACGATGACTTCGTCCTTGGCGAAGAAGCGGAAGTCCGAACAGGCAGGTATCGCCTAGGCGATGGATTTGTCCAACTGACGTTGGACAACGACATTGAAATCTTGCTCGAATCCCCCGCTGAGTTCGAGCTTGTCTCTAACATGCGGATGACACTCTCGCGTGGACGAATGTCGGCTGTGCTACCAGAAGAAGGACGCGGATTCCTTGTCGAAACCCCTACGGCTCAGCTTGTGGACCATGGCACTGCATTCGCCATTGATGCGTCGAATGAATCGGCCAGCGAAATCCATGTTTTTCAGGGGGAAGTCTCGGTCCGGCCTCTCAAAGCATCGCCTGGAGCGGATGATGTCTTCCTGAGAACGAACCAGGCGACGTTGATTCGGGGCGATAGTGCAATTCCCGAGGGGATCGATATCGACCATGATCGCTTTATTCGGCAACTCACTGAGCCGGAACTTCCCGAGCCCAACTTTGGCCCCCAGGTACGAGAATTCGATGTGGCTTACTATTTTCGGATGCCACTTCCCGCGGATGGGAAAACTCTCAGGAACAAGGGAAGTAAGAAGGTTGGCGCCAAGCTGTATACCAGTGGCATGAGTTCCCCTCCATTCAAACCCGGTGTGGTGGGAAGTGGACTCTATCTCGATGGCCCGAATTCCCAGGCCTACGCGGCAGTTGAAAATTACGAGCCATCACCGAGCAATCAGCTTACCGTTTGTGCCTGGGTTTGGGCGGAAAGTCGTCCTCGCTGGGCGGCGATTGCCAAGCACTGGGCGATGGAGTTTCCGAAAGATAAGCAGCGGTATGAGGGACTCGGGGGGCAATTCCATTTTGGCCTCCACGATGACTTCGGCGACCTCGAACTTCAAGTTCGCGACTCCCAGGGCGGGGTTCAGAAACTTCGTGAGCAATCTCCACTTCCTTTGCGAAGCTGGCAATTTGTTGCGTTTGTCGCCGATGGAAAACAGGTCCAGCTGTATCGCAATGGCAAACTGGTGGCCGAAGCAGAATGTGATGGGTTGGCTACCGACGGTCCAGGCGCGCTTGGAATTGGAGCCAAACTAAATCCGCAAGGCACCGAAGCTGATCCGCGTAACCCAGGTTTTTGGCACGGTCGTATTGATGAGCTTGCCATTTTCCACAAAGCCCTGTCCCAGCGTCAACTCATGATGCTGTGCGACATTGCCCGTAAGCATAAGGAGTTGCCAGCCAAACCCTAG
- a CDS encoding sulfatase — MNSFPSIVGTFFLLLAWGVSLAAADKPNVLFIVCDDLNTHVSTSGYAQIKTPAFEKLATSGVTFDRAYCQYPVCGPSRASFLHGLYPQSTQVLDNKTDIRDVRPGTVSLPQLFKESGYWTGAVGKVFHNETIDPGNLAWNEMKRFENDEMPIVTPIRERFEAKHGSVWEGKARKAWREFYPTIATQTRGQQPGYGPTGLEDHQHKDGKNARQIAAWLKSEVYGDQPFFMACGIQKPHVPFLAPDKYFAMYPKEELNFEPASLEFWDHVPPIAGTKRYEGFGLEFGKENKQLRGDYIQAYHACISFIDAQIGLVLNALEESGHADDTIVVLTSDHGYLLGEKFMWGKVMLFELCDRVPLVVRVPRSIHAASDNAGQKSDSLVELVDLYPTLVELCELEPPAGLQGTSLVGILKDPSAEVKEVAYTVVTRGANLGKAIRTTRYRYTLWPSGEELYDLEEDPQETHNLAKDARHMDTLKAMRKKLAETEARASSRIK; from the coding sequence ATGAACTCCTTCCCTTCTATAGTTGGCACCTTCTTTTTATTGCTTGCATGGGGCGTTTCTCTTGCTGCAGCGGATAAACCGAACGTGCTTTTCATCGTTTGTGATGACCTGAACACGCATGTGTCGACCTCTGGTTACGCGCAAATCAAGACGCCTGCGTTTGAGAAGCTTGCGACATCAGGGGTTACATTCGACAGAGCGTACTGTCAGTACCCCGTATGCGGACCATCGCGGGCTTCATTTCTGCATGGGCTCTACCCCCAATCGACTCAAGTTCTCGATAACAAGACGGATATACGAGATGTCCGTCCAGGAACGGTATCGTTACCGCAATTGTTCAAGGAGTCAGGGTATTGGACCGGAGCCGTGGGCAAGGTCTTTCACAACGAAACGATCGACCCAGGTAATCTTGCTTGGAACGAAATGAAAAGGTTCGAGAACGACGAGATGCCCATAGTGACGCCTATCCGCGAAAGATTTGAAGCAAAGCATGGCTCGGTCTGGGAGGGCAAAGCTAGAAAAGCATGGCGAGAGTTCTATCCTACCATCGCTACCCAAACTCGAGGCCAGCAGCCTGGGTATGGTCCGACAGGCTTGGAAGATCACCAGCACAAAGATGGGAAGAATGCTCGCCAGATTGCTGCCTGGCTCAAGTCGGAAGTTTACGGAGACCAACCCTTCTTCATGGCCTGTGGGATTCAAAAACCACACGTACCCTTCTTGGCACCGGACAAATACTTCGCCATGTACCCGAAAGAAGAATTGAACTTCGAACCAGCTTCCCTTGAATTCTGGGACCACGTTCCCCCGATCGCAGGGACGAAAAGGTACGAAGGTTTCGGCCTTGAATTCGGAAAGGAGAATAAGCAACTACGCGGCGATTACATCCAAGCCTACCATGCTTGTATTTCCTTTATCGACGCCCAAATTGGCCTCGTCTTAAATGCCTTGGAAGAGAGTGGCCACGCCGACGATACGATTGTCGTATTGACTTCCGATCATGGCTATCTTCTCGGTGAGAAATTCATGTGGGGTAAAGTGATGTTATTTGAGCTTTGTGACCGCGTTCCTTTGGTCGTCCGTGTTCCTAGGTCAATTCATGCTGCCTCCGATAACGCTGGCCAAAAGAGCGACAGCCTGGTTGAATTGGTCGACCTCTACCCGACGCTCGTTGAATTATGTGAACTCGAGCCGCCAGCAGGCCTTCAAGGAACGAGCCTTGTCGGTATTCTGAAAGACCCCTCGGCCGAAGTCAAAGAGGTCGCATACACCGTCGTGACTCGCGGGGCCAACCTTGGCAAGGCCATACGAACAACACGATATCGATACACCCTATGGCCGAGTGGAGAAGAGCTCTACGACCTTGAGGAAGACCCGCAAGAGACGCATAACCTGGCGAAAGACGCTCGGCATATGGATACTCTCAAGGCAATGAGAAAAAAGCTGGCAGAAACCGAGGCGAGAGCTTCGTCGAGAATCAAATAA
- a CDS encoding DUF1559 family PulG-like putative transporter, with protein MNDSNLLTLMQIPVTAFMCPSTAGPDLNDVKPVLLGSNNDLARSDYVVVNDKDFVDRRDPDGSFVCARYNAPHRFADITDGLTNTLFVGERCYQLGGEIMGAGVVYGTSSQKFNDGEEGLVYVAGSGRLPINLGPLSSTDFDHRQGFASNHPGGVNFLFGDGSVHFETETIDHNISAATNSMFEYLIVEVASGDNQFDFDVQADQQSYPPTR; from the coding sequence GTGAATGACTCGAATTTGCTAACGCTCATGCAAATCCCAGTTACGGCATTCATGTGCCCTTCGACCGCCGGACCTGATCTCAACGACGTCAAGCCGGTCCTGCTTGGCAGTAATAACGACCTCGCTCGATCCGATTACGTCGTCGTGAACGACAAAGATTTTGTAGATCGTAGAGACCCAGACGGGAGTTTTGTTTGTGCTCGGTACAATGCGCCACATCGATTTGCTGATATTACGGATGGACTTACCAACACCTTGTTTGTCGGTGAGCGATGTTACCAGCTAGGCGGCGAGATCATGGGGGCAGGCGTCGTCTACGGGACTTCCTCTCAAAAGTTTAACGACGGAGAAGAAGGCTTGGTTTATGTCGCTGGGTCGGGAAGGCTTCCCATCAACTTGGGGCCGCTAAGTTCAACGGACTTTGATCATCGACAAGGCTTCGCGTCAAATCATCCGGGCGGAGTCAATTTTCTGTTTGGTGATGGATCGGTTCATTTTGAAACTGAGACGATTGATCACAATATCAGTGCCGCAACCAACAGTATGTTTGAATACCTCATCGTTGAGGTCGCGTCAGGCGATAACCAATTCGATTTTGACGTGCAGGCCGACCAGCAAAGCTACCCTCCGACTCGGTAA
- a CDS encoding sulfatase-like hydrolase/transferase, whose protein sequence is MTTLLSRALGAIVVAACMASTLSAAAPADKPNIILLFIDDWAWNGSPIPMDDQLPNSKMPVLQMPNLEKLARDGMKFRNAYSGAPQCSPSRVCVQTGQSAPRSGYTVYLGQPKDDYYDTRRQYAGLPVVPNISDGSIDAGTTTIAEALRPLGYQSAHIGKWHIGGDPGEEGYVLHDGDTNNNPGNTVGKVKRLPEDLTDPKLMFSVTEKAIGFMRSQASEDTPFYLQISHYAMHAGRECLDETRKKYAKHPAVQAYYKENGTTAETINRNQDPAVWLGMGEDLDTCIGKVLDEVNKLGIEENTYVVVTSDNGYRHKFYPGLTQPLHGAKWWVWQGGVRVPMVVRGPGIKAGSKFDANVVNYDFLPTFVDWAGGNSNTLENIDGVSLASYLQGKEPDDEFRNRNLYFHYPHYRTSMPHSAMVSGNKKVIHFYERPDIPMLFDLSGDEGEVQNIAESQPKVHQRMFQAMMGYFKQVGARIPKTNPDFDREAYKQTKEYETRLQWGPFMGSRELEADEVEAEDTHPTAVLKSQPNVVFIFADDLGYADIASYGHPYAKTPSLDRLASEGTSFTQFYVTGVTCNPSRTGLMTGLFPARFKMYPADYGFGDRVTITQLFKNAGYRTGHFGKWHIGPETEDVYGIDEYSSGEKNDDPSLGRDAGLFNAAIDFIKRSDGKQPFYVNIWGHITHYPVKGDSELAKHFQNIDFKRSDFSETMQVKFDEAASIGGDLAQSMREYMGEVYSLDLNIGRVMKTIDDLGLRDNTIVVFSSDHGPAPVLLGAKMESKEYSANMLGYAGVFRGGKHSQYEGGVRVPMIIRWPGRVPEGKVNETSVTSTIDWMPTLCRIAGINDLPEEVDGEDISDIWFGSDRTRTIPLYWKTNSAGSQPAMRDGKWKYHAATRRDPAELYDLSSDPSESRNVADDHPQVVEQLEAKLRAWVRDLPDDYDKTDDKQPRKRDKQERKSKAGTNGVD, encoded by the coding sequence ATGACCACCCTACTGAGTCGCGCTCTTGGCGCGATCGTTGTCGCTGCCTGCATGGCATCCACATTGAGCGCCGCCGCGCCCGCGGACAAACCCAATATCATTCTGTTGTTCATCGATGACTGGGCCTGGAACGGAAGTCCAATCCCCATGGATGACCAGCTTCCGAACTCGAAAATGCCCGTCTTGCAGATGCCAAATCTGGAGAAGCTTGCTCGCGACGGGATGAAGTTTCGCAACGCTTATTCAGGAGCACCGCAGTGCTCGCCTTCGCGGGTTTGCGTCCAGACGGGGCAAAGCGCCCCTCGCAGTGGATATACGGTTTACCTGGGGCAACCGAAAGATGACTACTACGATACGCGAAGGCAATATGCAGGCCTGCCGGTAGTACCTAATATTTCCGATGGATCCATCGACGCAGGCACGACCACGATCGCCGAAGCGCTCCGCCCGCTAGGTTACCAAAGTGCGCATATCGGCAAATGGCATATTGGCGGGGATCCCGGCGAAGAAGGCTACGTGCTTCACGACGGAGATACCAACAACAATCCCGGCAATACGGTCGGCAAAGTCAAACGGCTGCCCGAAGATCTAACCGATCCGAAGTTAATGTTCAGCGTGACCGAGAAGGCAATCGGCTTCATGCGTTCGCAAGCCAGCGAAGACACGCCCTTCTATCTTCAGATCTCACACTACGCAATGCACGCGGGGCGAGAATGCCTGGACGAGACCCGGAAAAAATATGCCAAACATCCGGCAGTTCAAGCGTACTACAAAGAGAATGGCACCACGGCGGAAACCATCAACCGAAATCAGGATCCGGCCGTCTGGCTGGGGATGGGCGAAGACCTAGATACATGCATCGGCAAAGTACTCGACGAAGTCAATAAGTTGGGTATCGAGGAGAACACGTATGTTGTCGTGACCTCCGACAACGGCTATCGCCACAAATTTTATCCGGGCCTCACCCAGCCGCTGCATGGTGCCAAATGGTGGGTCTGGCAAGGGGGCGTCCGGGTGCCGATGGTCGTTCGAGGGCCAGGCATCAAGGCCGGCAGCAAGTTCGACGCCAACGTCGTCAACTACGACTTCCTTCCGACATTCGTCGACTGGGCAGGAGGCAACTCCAACACCCTTGAAAATATCGACGGCGTTAGTCTGGCCAGTTACTTGCAAGGGAAAGAACCTGACGACGAGTTCCGGAATCGGAATTTGTACTTCCACTATCCGCACTACCGAACGTCGATGCCTCACTCGGCTATGGTCTCGGGAAACAAGAAAGTCATTCATTTCTACGAGCGACCTGACATTCCGATGCTGTTTGATCTGTCTGGTGATGAAGGGGAGGTGCAAAACATCGCCGAGAGCCAACCCAAGGTTCATCAACGGATGTTTCAAGCGATGATGGGTTACTTCAAACAGGTTGGAGCCCGGATTCCCAAGACCAACCCCGACTTCGATCGTGAGGCTTACAAGCAAACCAAAGAGTATGAAACTCGACTGCAGTGGGGACCATTCATGGGCAGTCGCGAATTGGAAGCTGACGAAGTCGAGGCCGAAGATACGCATCCGACTGCCGTGCTCAAATCTCAACCGAATGTCGTTTTCATCTTCGCGGATGATTTAGGCTATGCTGACATAGCCAGTTATGGACATCCCTATGCGAAGACCCCTTCGCTGGATCGACTCGCGTCCGAAGGTACGAGCTTTACTCAATTTTATGTGACTGGGGTAACTTGTAACCCTAGTCGTACTGGGCTCATGACCGGCTTGTTTCCGGCGAGATTCAAGATGTACCCGGCCGACTACGGCTTCGGCGACCGTGTCACGATCACGCAACTATTCAAAAATGCTGGCTACCGTACGGGGCACTTCGGCAAGTGGCATATTGGTCCTGAAACAGAAGATGTGTACGGCATCGATGAGTATTCCTCAGGCGAGAAAAACGATGATCCATCCCTGGGGCGAGATGCAGGTCTTTTTAACGCGGCAATCGATTTCATAAAACGAAGCGATGGTAAGCAGCCATTCTACGTCAACATCTGGGGCCATATCACGCATTACCCGGTGAAAGGGGATTCGGAGCTAGCCAAGCACTTTCAGAATATTGATTTCAAGCGAAGCGACTTCTCGGAGACGATGCAAGTCAAGTTCGACGAGGCGGCAAGCATTGGGGGAGACTTGGCACAAAGCATGCGTGAATACATGGGTGAGGTCTACTCCCTCGATCTCAATATCGGCCGAGTGATGAAGACGATCGACGATCTGGGATTACGAGACAACACGATCGTTGTATTTTCCAGTGATCACGGTCCTGCACCCGTTCTACTAGGCGCAAAAATGGAATCGAAAGAGTACTCGGCCAACATGCTTGGATACGCTGGCGTTTTTCGCGGCGGAAAGCATAGCCAATACGAAGGCGGAGTACGCGTGCCGATGATCATTCGCTGGCCCGGAAGGGTTCCTGAGGGCAAAGTCAATGAAACGAGCGTGACCTCAACCATCGACTGGATGCCAACCCTTTGCCGCATCGCAGGCATCAACGACCTTCCTGAGGAAGTCGACGGTGAAGATATTTCTGACATCTGGTTCGGATCCGATCGCACGCGGACTATTCCGCTGTATTGGAAAACGAACTCCGCGGGCAGCCAACCGGCAATGCGTGACGGCAAATGGAAATATCATGCTGCGACTCGACGTGATCCTGCCGAGTTATATGATCTCTCGAGCGATCCATCAGAAAGCCGGAACGTAGCCGACGATCATCCCCAGGTTGTCGAGCAACTCGAAGCTAAACTTAGAGCATGGGTTCGGGACCTACCTGACGATTATGACAAGACCGACGACAAACAGCCACGGAAGAGAGACAAGCAGGAACGGAAATCCAAAGCCGGCACCAATGGAGTCGATTGA
- a CDS encoding sigma-70 family RNA polymerase sigma factor, whose amino-acid sequence MTSTEFIQLLTSSQCRIYAYILSLTFDPDQAEDVLQQTNALLWEKADQFQPDTNFIAWSFRIAYFQVLAHRKTLQRERLIFDDEALQRIAETSKDCDDTFEARQRLLRECLEKLTDRHREFIRRRYQLGATLEKIALDTGTSVNAVKQLLFRARNALYRCVHALPDSEAAI is encoded by the coding sequence ATGACGAGCACTGAATTCATCCAGTTACTCACCAGCAGCCAATGTCGCATCTATGCGTACATTCTCTCTTTGACGTTTGATCCGGACCAAGCGGAAGACGTGCTACAGCAGACGAATGCCCTGCTTTGGGAGAAGGCAGATCAGTTTCAGCCAGATACAAATTTTATTGCCTGGTCGTTCCGGATTGCCTACTTTCAGGTCTTGGCCCATCGCAAGACACTACAGCGAGAACGCCTGATTTTCGACGACGAGGCACTTCAGCGAATTGCAGAGACATCGAAGGACTGCGACGACACCTTCGAGGCGCGACAGCGTCTCTTACGAGAGTGCCTTGAAAAGCTCACCGATCGGCATCGTGAGTTCATTCGACGGCGTTACCAACTAGGTGCGACGCTGGAAAAGATTGCCCTCGATACAGGCACGAGCGTAAATGCAGTCAAGCAACTTTTGTTTCGAGCTCGCAATGCTCTTTATCGCTGTGTTCACGCACTACCAGACTCGGAGGCTGCGATATGA